Within the Fischerella sp. PCC 9605 genome, the region GCCGTAAAGCCTTGTTATGAACTGAGTGAAGCTTTGCTTTAGTAATCGAGTCACCAGAAGCAAATAAAGTGACTTGATGACCGCGCCGAACTAATTCATCCGTAACTAATTTGACAATTAGTTCGGTACCGCCGTAACGAAAGGGGGGAACACGCTCCCATAAAGGAGAAATTTGAGCAATTCTCATGTTTCACCTATGCAGGTAATTATTAGCACATTTGCCCTAAAAAATGCGATCGCACAAAACTAAATATTTTCAAGCCCGGGCAAACATACTATGCCTTATGTCGAATTTTGCTAGTCCTGATGGTGGAACTAAATTAAGCTGCATACTTGTCTTTTCAAAAACTCTATAGATATCATCTTCCTTCCCATCAAGGCTTTTTCTAGCAATAGTTATGCTAATCCTACTCAGTAGTAATTGCAGACTTAAATCAATACTCTGAGTAAAGGATGTAAGTTTGCATTATATCACATGTTTTTAAGATTTCTGACGAAATATTGACGATAAAGTAATATTACCTGAAATAGATTTAATTAGCAATATGCTGCATAAACAAAGGCGATCGCAACAACAAATGGGCGTTACAGAGGAATTAAAAATACAAAAGGTAAAAGCTTATACATTTGATTAAAGCTGAGCAAGATCAAAAGGATACAGAAGCCATAAAGTTGAAAATACAAGGATTTTCATGTATTTTGTTACGGACTTAATGGGTGTCTATCTTGAAAATAGGAAATAGGAGATAGAGTGTAGGGAATGATAAAGATGGATTTTTATACTTTGATTTGTGATAATTTATAATGTGGAACTGTCTTGAGTAGAAGAAGGTAAGCGAAATTTTAAAAACCCTATATGGTAAGGATTTCGTCTATTTTAGCGTGTCAAAAAATATCAGATATACAGGCTTGAAAATAAAGCAGACATGGTAAATTACTAAGTATTTTGATGTTTTCTATTTAGCCAATTAAGAACGAAAATTTTGATGGATGGTAAGCACCTTAGCGCTTCCAATCAGTTTTAAAGTACTTAACTAAAACTTGGAAATTACCCTGTTTTGCTCAATAGCCCGCTTCTACCAGAACAGAGGTAAAAATATGAAAAGCTCTTTGTGCCTCACATCAGAAAACAAATTAGAAACAGTTTTTCAGAGTTAGAGGTTTCTAAAGGTTGCGACTTGAATTGAAAATCAAAATCAAACTCAACCCTCATCAACAAGTAATAGAACCTTATATCTGTAGGATGTTAGTTAACGGCAGGTTAGCGAAAGCAATCATTCGTGAGAGCTTGTACAATTTCAGCAGACAATAGTCATGGAAATACTAATTTTGTGATTCTAAACTCATGCTTGCTGACAGTTGCTTTCCCAGTCCTAAAACTTGTCATTTTTGCGGTAATGTCAAATCATCTGTTTTTCTGGAATATAGTGTTTTTTGGGTTTGAAAAAATTTTGTGTCGCGACATCTTGTGAAGTATAAACAAAGTTAGACCTATTTCCGCTTGCAATGGCAAGAGTCACGCTCATTTCCCATGCTGTACGCTTAGCGCCCTTATGGGTGCTTCCTGTAAGGTAGGGTTAGGTGACAGAACCATGTCACCATTCTTTACATATTGCAACCATCTGCTTGATTTGAAAGTCCGTTGTAATTTGTACAATGCAGCTGTGACGTGGATAATGTCCAGATTGTGGCTCCTTTAGGACGTTCATGAGCATTTCAACTTCCGTGCTGAGCGATATGCTACAGGCCTTGCCCCACCTGCGGCCCCAACTATATTTCAAAGCTTCGCTAACGGCGCTGTCCCATGCGATGGAGGATCAGGTATTGGCCGCCACTTTAGAGCAGCCCTTGGTGATTGCTAGCTTTCAACGAGAGCGATTCTATCGCCAGGAGGCTCATCGCTATCAACGGCTTGCCCTGCGAAGTAATCAAATATACGTATTATCCGCACCAGAAACTGATTTTACGAACAGCTCGGAGTACTACGAAAAGATAGCTTTTGAGCCAGATGATGCTTTGAGTCAAGAGTGGCATTTGGTAGTAATTGCCCAAAACTATGCTACTTGTTTAGTTTGCCGAGAAAGCCTTGGCTCTCTAGCCAAGAATAGGCAACTGCGGGAGTTAAGCCCTGGTCTGGATATGGACGCGGCGCGAAGATTTGAGGGAATTTGGACGGCAGAACGAGGAGTTAGCCTCAAAGCAGCCGAATTATTATTCGAGAGAATTTTGGCTTATAGACCGGAGTTAGCAGGTAAAATTGAGCAGGCACGGCAGCGGTTTGGTATTGGGGGGCGCAAGATTGATGCAGAAGCAAGCCAACAGCTGAGCGAATATGCTTGCGACATTGACACAGACCCCTTTGTACAGCGTTTGGTAACATACCTGCAAGCGAGCCAGTACAAATTGCACAAAGCGTACCGTTCCATCTCCGCCCAAGCCCGTAAAGAACGCCTTGTCAATTCAATTAGTACCGCAATTAGGCGATCGCTCAATCCCCAAGAAATTTTGAAAGTGGCGGCGCAAGAGTTGGGACAACATCTAGGGGCTTGTCGCTGTCTCATCTACCGCGCCCAAGCTACAGACACCCAAGCTATCATTGAACACGAGTTTTTAAGTTTTGATGTTTTATCACTTTTGGGACATGCCTGGCCATTAGAAAACAATCCTCTGTTTCAGGAAGTGGTTTTACTGGGTGAAGGCGTCCGTGTTGCTGATACTGTCAACGACTCGCGGGTAAGTGGTTCCAAAACGCTTTGGCAGATAGTGGAAAGATTTGCCATTCGTTCTTGGCTAATGGAACCAGTGGTTTTTCAGGGGCGGTTGTTAGGCATAGTAGAATTGCACTATTGCGGTGAAAATCCCCATGATTGGCAAGCTGGGGAATTAGATTTGGTAAAGGCGATCGCCACCCAAATAGGTGCAGCTCTCATCCAAGCTGAAGCCTACGCTAACCTAGAAGAATTGAACCAGCAACTAGAAGCCCTCGATCGTACCCGCAGCAACCTGATCGCGATCACCGGACACGAACTCCGCACACCCCTATCCACCATTCAAGTGTGTTTGGAAAGCCTTGCCAGCGAACCTGATATGCCTCTAGAACTACGGCAGGTAATGCTGAACACAGCTCTTGCTGATTCAGACCGGATGCGAAAACTCATTCAAGATTTTCTCACGCTTTCCAATTTAGAAAGTGGGCGAGTAGAATGGCATCCAGAATCTCTGACCTTACAAGAGTGTGTAGATTTAGCACTCAGCCGCATTCGCACTCGCATGACTACTGATAAGTTGCCCGAAATCACAACCGAAATTGCACGCAACCTGCCTTTGGTCAGAGCTGATGGTGATTGGTTGGTGGAAGTACTGGCAAAACTCGTAGATAACGCTTGCAAATTTACACCACCAGAAGGGCAGATTACTATTAAGGCTACTCGCAATAACAAACAAATGGTCGAGGTGACTGTCGCTGATACGGGGCGAGGTATAGAACCTAATCGACTAGAAGTAGTTTTTGACCGCTTTTATCAGGAAGAGGGAGCGCTGCGGCGTAGCACCGGCGGTACAGGTTTAGGGTTGGCTATTTGCCGTCAGATTGTCAATGGCTGGGGTGGCGAGATTTGGGCAGAATCAAATGGCAAAAACCAGGGCAGTGAATTTCACTTCACCATACCCATCGTTGAGGGAAGTCAAGAGCAAAAGACTTCAAAAGTCAAGAGTCAATAATCATTAGTCATTTGTTGTTCGTTGTTTGGTGTTTGTTGTTTGGTGTCTTAACAACCAACAACCAACAACCAACAACCAACAAACAACTAAACTGTTACAGTTCCTTACACAATCGCAATATAACCCCAGTTGCGGTGTTAGTATGCCGTAAAAACGTTGAGAGAAACTTTTATGGCAGAAACACTTTCTGGACAAACTCCAGTATTTGGCGGCAGCACTGGCGGCTTGCTCAAAAAAGCAGAAGTAGAAGAAAAGTACGCGATTACTTGGACTAGCCCAAAACAGCAAGTTTTTGAAATGCCTACTGGTGGCTCTGCCATTATGCGGCAAGGAGAGAACTTGCTGTATCTAGCTCGTAAAGAGCAATGCATCGCTCTGGGTGGTCAACTCCGGAAATTCAAAATCACGGACTACAAAATTTACCGGATTTACCCCAACGGAGAAACCGCTTATATTCATCCGGCTGATGGTGTCTTCCCAGAGAAGGTTAACCAAGGTCGTGAGAAAGTGCGTTATGTAGACCGCAGTATCGGTGAGAATCCCGAGCCTTCTAAACTCAAGTTCAGTGGCACAGCTACCTACGACGCTCCCAATCCATAGTTAATTTGGGTTATTAGGGATTGGGAACTAGAGTAGTATGAAGTCTGAAGTATAAGATATTAAGACTTATCCTCCAGGTTTCTAGCTTTCCCTGGTTCCTAATCCCCCAGTATTGATTATTTATGATTTTCCCCGATTTCCCCCAATTCTCCGAGTTAGCAAAAGGTGGTAACTTTGTGCCGGTGTATCAGGAATGGGTAGCCGATCTAGATACACCAGTTTCTGCTTGGTATAAAGTTTGTGCTGGACAACCCTACAGTTTTTTGCTGGAATCGGTAGAAGGTGGGGAAAAAGTAGGACGTTATAGTTTATTGGGTTGCGATCCGTTGTGGATTTTAGAAGCAAGGGGCGATTGCACTACCCAAACACTCCGCGATGGTTCTCAAGTTGTATTTGAAGGCGACCCTTTTACAGCTTTAGCCACGTGTTTGGAACCTTACTACCCAGTCAAGTTACCCCAATTACCGCCAGGAATTGGCGGTTTATTTGGGTTTTGGGGCTATGAATTGATTCAGTGGATAGAACCCCGTGTGCCAATTCATCCGCAAGACGACCGTAATATCCCTGATGGTGTGTGGATGCAGGTAGATCACCTGTTGATTTTTGACCAAGTCAAACGCAAAATTTGGGCGATCGCCTATGCTGATTTGCGCGATGTAAAGACGCGCCATGGCGCGTCTTTACAGGCAGCATATGAAAAAGCGTGCGATCGCGTTACTCAGATGGTCAGCAAGCTATCTCTACCCCTGTCACCTCAAAGTACCTTATTGGAGTGGAAACCGCCAGGGAATAGGAAATTAGGGGAAATAGAGGAGTATAAAAGTAATTTTACGCGGGATGAATTTTGTGCCAGTGTCAAAAAGGCCAAAGAATACATCAAAGCTGGAGATATCTTTCAAGTTGTAATTTCCCAACGCTTATCGACAGAATACACACGTGACCCCTTCGCCCTGTATCGTTCCCTGCGCCAGATTAATCCTTCTCCTTACATGGCATTTTTTAA harbors:
- a CDS encoding DICT sensory domain-containing protein; this encodes MSISTSVLSDMLQALPHLRPQLYFKASLTALSHAMEDQVLAATLEQPLVIASFQRERFYRQEAHRYQRLALRSNQIYVLSAPETDFTNSSEYYEKIAFEPDDALSQEWHLVVIAQNYATCLVCRESLGSLAKNRQLRELSPGLDMDAARRFEGIWTAERGVSLKAAELLFERILAYRPELAGKIEQARQRFGIGGRKIDAEASQQLSEYACDIDTDPFVQRLVTYLQASQYKLHKAYRSISAQARKERLVNSISTAIRRSLNPQEILKVAAQELGQHLGACRCLIYRAQATDTQAIIEHEFLSFDVLSLLGHAWPLENNPLFQEVVLLGEGVRVADTVNDSRVSGSKTLWQIVERFAIRSWLMEPVVFQGRLLGIVELHYCGENPHDWQAGELDLVKAIATQIGAALIQAEAYANLEELNQQLEALDRTRSNLIAITGHELRTPLSTIQVCLESLASEPDMPLELRQVMLNTALADSDRMRKLIQDFLTLSNLESGRVEWHPESLTLQECVDLALSRIRTRMTTDKLPEITTEIARNLPLVRADGDWLVEVLAKLVDNACKFTPPEGQITIKATRNNKQMVEVTVADTGRGIEPNRLEVVFDRFYQEEGALRRSTGGTGLGLAICRQIVNGWGGEIWAESNGKNQGSEFHFTIPIVEGSQEQKTSKVKSQ
- a CDS encoding photosystem I reaction center subunit II PsaD, which codes for MAETLSGQTPVFGGSTGGLLKKAEVEEKYAITWTSPKQQVFEMPTGGSAIMRQGENLLYLARKEQCIALGGQLRKFKITDYKIYRIYPNGETAYIHPADGVFPEKVNQGREKVRYVDRSIGENPEPSKLKFSGTATYDAPNP
- the trpE gene encoding anthranilate synthase component I; protein product: MIFPDFPQFSELAKGGNFVPVYQEWVADLDTPVSAWYKVCAGQPYSFLLESVEGGEKVGRYSLLGCDPLWILEARGDCTTQTLRDGSQVVFEGDPFTALATCLEPYYPVKLPQLPPGIGGLFGFWGYELIQWIEPRVPIHPQDDRNIPDGVWMQVDHLLIFDQVKRKIWAIAYADLRDVKTRHGASLQAAYEKACDRVTQMVSKLSLPLSPQSTLLEWKPPGNRKLGEIEEYKSNFTRDEFCASVKKAKEYIKAGDIFQVVISQRLSTEYTRDPFALYRSLRQINPSPYMAFFNFQDWQIIGSSPEVMVKAERDPEEGIIATVRPIAGTRPRGKTPQEDIALAEDLLKDPKEIAEHVMLVDLGRNDLGRVCQSGTVKVDELMVVERYSHVMHIVSNVVGKLAPGKTAWDLLKACFPAGTVSGAPKIRAMEIIHELEPSRRGVYSGVYGYYDFEGQLNSAIAIRTMVVRNNTVTVQAGAGLVADSEPEREYEETLNKARGLLEAIRCLL